One Actinomyces respiraculi DNA window includes the following coding sequences:
- a CDS encoding ABC transporter ATP-binding protein/permease: MLELRSVTKAYRTASLTQTALDGVTLAFRDNEFVAVLGQSGSGKTTMLNVIGGLDHFDSGDLIIDGVSTKDYRDRDWDTYRNNRIGFVFQSYNLIPHQSVLANVELALTLSGVRRAERRRRAVEALERVGLADHVHKRPNQLSGGQMQRVAIARALINDPEILLADEPTGALDSATSVQVMDLLREVASDRLVIMVTHNPELAREYATRVVELADGRVRSDSRPLDPATEPARAAKETRRTRMGPLTALALSFDNLMTKKGRTIMTSFAGSIGIIGIATILALANGVNAYIARTEEETLASYPLSIQAIGFDMTSMLTSPPSDTEPAADGTIRTAAGFTATMGSQSSNDLTALKAYLDRDGGGVQSHINAIEYTYDVAPQIYRVDTSDAVVQLHPEQAFAQMGAAVGGSGVFSSLVSVDAFRQLPEHSGLYESTYDVVAGRWPQAANELVLVVPESGQIEDVFEYTLGLRDHAELDDLMAAYMAGNVPEDSEGRGEQRTYTYEQILGRTFSRVAASDRYTYDETYGVWTDRSNDTDVMRQLVADGERLSIVGVVRANDDSALLGQGVYYTPALTREVMEEAAASQVVRDQIARPDTDVFTGRTFEDLASGEGMTSFDMSSLFTIDGAALESAFSIDPSALQLDLSGLDMSSVGPASLDLAGLDMSGMDLSALDMSSVGAVDMSTLDLSTLDLSDLATCYPQLAEVDYQTIITRALSADGVIRPDAGQTLSTAAVTLVQGMVPWVQTQMQADLADPNTPDRSVFELVTTYLALPADPSQPDGPDMAQPLRDAAASSVDTAVLTEQLLAGLGEDAALSAVATDVSERAATAISTQIATQLGTRLSGAVGELVSSYVSTTMTNAMTQMMTSLQATLETQIEQAMGQLATSLSSAMSIDEQAFAAAFKPSMSEQDLAALMSTLMSTTLPTYEDNLASLGWADLDSPHRIDIYPASFEDKDAVKTIIEDYNRAAEAAGEDERVITYSDLVGTLMSSVTRIVNIVSWMLIAFVAISLVVSSIMIAIITYISVLERKKEIGVLRAIGASRSDVRHVFNAETVIEGLLAGVLGVGVTVLLSLPANAIVNARFGVYPIATLPVTAGVVLVLISVGLTVVAGIIPSGKAAREDPVEALRSE; encoded by the coding sequence GTGCTCGAGCTGCGCTCCGTCACCAAGGCCTACCGCACCGCCTCCCTCACGCAGACCGCCCTTGACGGCGTGACCCTTGCCTTCCGGGACAACGAGTTCGTGGCCGTCCTCGGCCAGTCGGGCTCCGGCAAGACCACGATGCTCAACGTCATCGGAGGCCTCGACCACTTCGACTCCGGCGACCTCATCATCGACGGCGTGTCCACCAAGGACTACCGCGACCGCGACTGGGACACCTACCGCAACAACCGCATTGGCTTCGTCTTCCAGTCCTACAACCTCATTCCCCACCAGAGCGTCCTGGCCAATGTCGAGCTGGCGCTGACCCTCTCCGGTGTCCGGCGCGCCGAGCGCCGTCGTCGGGCCGTCGAGGCCCTGGAGCGTGTGGGGCTGGCAGACCACGTCCACAAGCGCCCCAACCAGCTCTCCGGCGGGCAGATGCAGCGCGTGGCCATCGCCCGGGCCCTCATCAACGACCCCGAGATCCTGCTGGCCGACGAGCCCACCGGCGCCCTCGACTCCGCCACCAGCGTCCAGGTCATGGACCTGCTGCGCGAGGTCGCCTCCGACCGCCTCGTCATCATGGTCACCCACAACCCCGAGCTCGCCCGCGAGTACGCCACCCGCGTCGTCGAGCTCGCCGACGGGCGGGTGCGCTCCGACTCGCGCCCCCTGGACCCCGCCACCGAGCCCGCCCGCGCCGCCAAGGAGACGCGCCGCACCCGCATGGGCCCGCTCACTGCCCTCGCCCTGTCCTTCGACAACCTCATGACGAAGAAGGGCCGCACGATCATGACCTCCTTCGCGGGGTCCATCGGCATTATCGGCATCGCGACGATCCTCGCCCTGGCCAACGGCGTCAATGCCTACATCGCGCGCACCGAGGAGGAGACCCTGGCCTCCTACCCCCTGAGCATCCAGGCCATCGGCTTCGACATGACCTCGATGCTCACCTCCCCGCCGTCGGACACCGAGCCGGCCGCCGACGGCACCATCAGGACCGCGGCCGGCTTCACTGCGACGATGGGCTCGCAGTCCAGCAACGACCTCACCGCCCTCAAGGCCTACCTCGACCGTGACGGCGGGGGCGTGCAGTCCCACATCAACGCCATCGAGTACACCTACGACGTCGCCCCGCAGATCTATCGGGTGGACACCTCCGACGCCGTCGTCCAGCTCCACCCCGAGCAGGCCTTCGCCCAGATGGGCGCCGCGGTGGGCGGGTCGGGCGTGTTCTCCTCCCTCGTCTCCGTCGACGCCTTCCGCCAGCTGCCGGAGCACTCCGGCCTGTACGAGTCGACGTACGACGTCGTGGCCGGGCGCTGGCCCCAGGCGGCGAACGAGCTCGTACTCGTCGTGCCCGAGTCCGGGCAGATCGAGGACGTCTTCGAGTACACGCTCGGGCTGCGCGACCACGCCGAACTCGACGATCTCATGGCGGCCTACATGGCCGGCAACGTCCCTGAGGACAGTGAGGGCCGGGGCGAGCAGCGCACCTACACCTACGAGCAGATCCTTGGGCGCACCTTCTCCCGGGTGGCCGCCAGCGACCGCTACACCTACGACGAGACCTACGGGGTGTGGACGGACCGCTCCAACGACACCGATGTCATGCGTCAGCTGGTGGCCGACGGCGAGCGGCTGAGCATCGTCGGCGTCGTGCGCGCCAACGACGACTCCGCGCTGCTGGGCCAGGGCGTCTACTACACGCCGGCCCTGACCCGCGAGGTCATGGAGGAGGCGGCCGCCTCCCAGGTGGTGCGCGACCAGATCGCCCGCCCCGACACGGACGTCTTCACGGGCCGCACCTTCGAGGACCTGGCCTCCGGCGAGGGCATGACCTCCTTCGACATGTCCTCCCTGTTCACCATCGACGGCGCAGCCCTCGAGTCGGCCTTCTCCATCGACCCCTCCGCCCTCCAGCTCGACCTGTCCGGCCTCGACATGTCCAGCGTGGGCCCCGCCTCCCTCGACCTGGCCGGCCTGGACATGTCCGGCATGGACCTGTCGGCCCTGGATATGTCCAGTGTGGGCGCGGTGGACATGAGCACCCTGGACCTGTCGACCCTGGACCTGTCCGACCTCGCCACCTGCTACCCGCAGCTGGCCGAGGTCGACTACCAGACGATCATCACCCGGGCTCTGAGTGCCGACGGCGTCATCCGGCCCGACGCGGGACAGACCCTGTCGACCGCCGCCGTCACCCTCGTCCAGGGCATGGTGCCCTGGGTCCAGACCCAGATGCAGGCGGACCTGGCCGACCCCAACACCCCCGACCGCTCCGTCTTCGAGCTGGTCACCACATACCTCGCGCTGCCCGCGGACCCCTCCCAGCCCGACGGGCCGGACATGGCTCAGCCACTGCGCGACGCGGCCGCCTCCAGTGTCGATACGGCCGTGCTCACTGAGCAGCTGCTGGCGGGCCTGGGTGAGGACGCGGCTCTGTCCGCCGTCGCCACGGACGTGTCCGAGCGCGCGGCCACGGCCATCAGCACCCAGATCGCCACCCAGCTCGGCACCCGGCTGTCGGGGGCGGTCGGGGAGCTGGTCTCGAGCTACGTGTCCACCACGATGACCAACGCCATGACCCAGATGATGACCTCGCTCCAGGCGACGCTGGAGACCCAGATCGAGCAGGCGATGGGACAGCTGGCGACTTCCCTGTCCTCCGCCATGAGCATTGACGAGCAGGCCTTCGCCGCCGCCTTCAAGCCGAGCATGAGCGAGCAGGATCTGGCCGCCCTCATGTCCACCCTCATGTCGACGACGCTGCCCACCTATGAGGACAACCTGGCGTCGTTGGGTTGGGCCGATCTCGACTCGCCCCACAGGATCGACATCTACCCCGCGTCTTTCGAGGACAAGGACGCGGTCAAGACCATCATTGAGGACTACAACCGGGCTGCCGAGGCCGCGGGAGAGGATGAACGGGTCATCACCTACTCGGACCTCGTGGGCACGCTCATGAGCTCGGTGACGCGCATCGTCAACATCGTCTCCTGGATGCTCATCGCCTTCGTTGCGATCTCCCTCGTGGTCTCGAGCATCATGATCGCGATCATCACCTACATCTCCGTCCTGGAGCGCAAGAAGGAGATCGGCGTCCTGCGGGCGATTGGTGCCTCGCGCTCGGATGTGCGGCACGTGTTCAACGCGGAGACGGTCATCGAGGGGCTGCTGGCGGGTGTGCTCGGCGTGGGGGTGACGGTGCTGCTGTCGCTGCCGGCCAACGCCATCGTGAACGCGCGCTTCGGGGTCTACCCGATCGCAACCCTGCCGGTGACCGCGGGGGTCGTGCTCGTGCTCATCTCCGTCGGCCTGACGGTGGTGGCCGGCATCATCCCCTCGGGCAAGGCGGCCCGTGAGGACCCGGTGGAGGCCCTGCGCAGCGAATGA
- a CDS encoding methylated-DNA--[protein]-cysteine S-methyltransferase, with the protein MPRTVTIAYDSPLGPMTLAAQEGAGREGAGALVGCWFDGQRHDRAGLDEDAAVGTPDEPPVLAEATAWLDAYFARRTPGPLPALAPRGTHFQRLVWDALLDIPAGQTRTYGELARDLEDRTGRPRSARAVGGAVGRNPVSIIVPCHRVLGAGGSLTGYAGGTERKTWLLRLEGLPGVAGAGATGRVGDTLGLAVAVG; encoded by the coding sequence GTGCCGCGCACCGTGACCATCGCCTACGACTCGCCGCTCGGACCCATGACGCTGGCTGCGCAGGAGGGTGCCGGGCGGGAGGGGGCCGGCGCCCTCGTCGGCTGCTGGTTCGACGGGCAGCGCCACGACCGGGCCGGGCTGGACGAGGACGCCGCCGTCGGCACCCCAGACGAGCCCCCTGTCCTGGCTGAGGCCACCGCCTGGCTCGACGCCTACTTCGCACGACGCACCCCCGGCCCGCTCCCCGCCCTGGCGCCCCGGGGCACGCATTTCCAGCGCCTCGTGTGGGACGCGCTCCTCGACATCCCCGCAGGGCAGACCCGCACCTACGGCGAGCTGGCACGCGACCTCGAGGACCGCACCGGCCGCCCACGCTCCGCTCGCGCGGTGGGCGGCGCGGTCGGCCGCAACCCGGTGAGCATCATCGTCCCCTGCCACCGCGTCCTCGGTGCCGGCGGTTCCCTCACCGGTTACGCCGGCGGCACGGAGCGCAAGACCTGGCTGCTGCGCCTCGAGGGCCTGCCCGGGGTCGCCGGTGCGGGCGCTACCGGCCGGGTGGGTGACACGCTCGGCCTCGCCGTCGCAGTAGGGTGA
- a CDS encoding MMPL family transporter — MFSRLASLIVDHRRAVVALLAVLTAATALLLPRVGIITDQREFLPDDSQMRVGMRVMEQEWGAEEPTASVRVMVTGPATEADRAAVADQLAAIDGVRAVDFAEDEHHVTQVNGATASLYVLSIDGDYDSDAYARVTAALEAQETNGLVWSTDNPSNASQVPLWILVVAVALAAVILVLMCASWIEPLLFLVTIGVAVIINMGTNLIQGQISDVSSSIAGILQMVLSMDYSIILANRYRQERQAQRAAGTDVEAGATVTAMKTALAKAFTAVSSASLTTFVGLLMLTLMSFRIGQDLGIVLAKGVLISLLCVLTLLPALLIWCDGLIARTAKPFVEPRLGGLARAEHRGRWAIAAVFVVLLVGVGLAQGQVTTAFTLNRDDAVADVFAKDNQVVLVYANDDEVAATALGEQIAADYADQVRSVQGYGTTLGAQLTAEQMQAALTAQVGRSDGGQVGRFDEAPVLDPQSLALIYYRYHGGETGTMSINDLAAYVSETQATQVGGQASPSVLSEQDAAALAGLSQLGDAAAAGLIDPALLSAELTPEEMAATLTQIRVSQAQAEAAQQGVVLDEASAAAVAGPGVDATTLEMLYLNRAAATSSDPSWTMSTDELLTYVSSSVLTDAAYASLVSEEQAAALTTAKARADQARAELIGPTHSRMLITTGLPEDSPETTAFIEDLTSRADDALAGPHWSVGSSVMVWELQSGFAAENLRIALLTALAIFIIVALTFRSLAVPAVLVLLVECGVLVTIAASGLVAGSMYYLAMLVVQCILMGATIDYAIVLTTYYRQHRRTEGVVDSLTGAYDGAIHTILTSGLIMVLVTGVLGRLFENPTVGQICQTISIGALSAVLLIVFVLPALLAVSDRWVVAGRRVG, encoded by the coding sequence GTGTTCTCCAGGCTTGCCTCGCTTATTGTCGACCACCGCCGCGCCGTCGTCGCCCTCCTGGCCGTCCTCACAGCCGCCACCGCCCTGCTCCTCCCGCGGGTCGGCATCATCACCGACCAGCGCGAGTTCCTGCCCGATGACTCCCAGATGCGCGTCGGCATGCGGGTGATGGAGCAGGAGTGGGGCGCGGAGGAGCCGACGGCGAGCGTGCGCGTCATGGTCACCGGCCCCGCCACTGAGGCGGACCGCGCCGCCGTCGCCGACCAGCTTGCCGCCATCGACGGAGTCAGGGCCGTTGACTTCGCCGAGGACGAGCACCACGTGACCCAGGTGAACGGTGCCACCGCCTCCCTCTATGTCCTGAGCATCGACGGGGACTACGACTCCGACGCCTACGCCCGGGTCACCGCCGCCCTCGAGGCCCAGGAAACCAACGGCCTCGTGTGGAGCACGGACAACCCCTCCAACGCCTCACAGGTGCCCCTGTGGATCCTCGTGGTGGCGGTCGCCCTGGCCGCCGTCATCCTCGTGCTCATGTGCGCCTCCTGGATCGAGCCGCTGCTCTTCCTTGTGACCATCGGGGTCGCCGTCATCATCAACATGGGCACCAACCTCATCCAGGGGCAGATCTCCGACGTCTCCAGCTCCATCGCCGGCATCCTGCAGATGGTGCTGTCGATGGACTACTCGATCATCCTCGCCAACCGCTACCGCCAGGAGCGCCAGGCCCAGCGGGCCGCCGGGACCGACGTCGAGGCGGGCGCCACCGTCACCGCCATGAAGACGGCCCTCGCCAAGGCCTTCACCGCCGTCTCCTCCGCCTCGCTGACGACCTTCGTCGGTCTGCTCATGCTCACGCTCATGAGCTTTCGCATCGGACAGGACCTGGGCATCGTGCTCGCCAAGGGCGTGCTCATCTCCCTGCTGTGCGTCCTGACCCTCCTGCCCGCGCTGCTCATCTGGTGCGACGGCCTCATCGCCCGCACCGCCAAGCCCTTCGTCGAGCCGCGGCTGGGCGGCCTCGCCCGCGCCGAGCACCGGGGGCGCTGGGCGATCGCCGCGGTCTTCGTCGTCCTGCTCGTGGGGGTGGGACTCGCCCAGGGGCAGGTGACCACCGCCTTCACACTCAATCGTGACGACGCCGTCGCCGACGTTTTCGCCAAGGACAACCAGGTGGTCCTCGTCTACGCCAACGATGACGAGGTGGCCGCCACGGCCCTCGGCGAGCAGATCGCCGCCGACTACGCAGACCAGGTCCGCTCCGTCCAGGGCTACGGCACCACCCTGGGTGCGCAGCTGACCGCCGAGCAGATGCAGGCCGCCCTCACCGCCCAGGTCGGGCGGTCCGACGGCGGCCAGGTCGGGCGGTTCGACGAGGCCCCCGTCCTGGACCCGCAGTCCCTCGCCCTCATCTACTACCGCTACCACGGCGGCGAGACCGGCACGATGAGCATCAACGACCTTGCCGCTTACGTCAGCGAGACCCAAGCCACCCAGGTCGGGGGCCAGGCATCGCCGTCGGTACTGAGCGAGCAGGACGCTGCCGCCCTGGCCGGGCTGTCCCAGCTCGGCGACGCCGCGGCTGCCGGCCTCATCGACCCCGCCCTGCTCAGCGCGGAGCTGACTCCGGAGGAGATGGCCGCCACCCTCACCCAGATCCGGGTCTCCCAGGCCCAGGCCGAGGCGGCCCAGCAGGGCGTGGTCCTCGACGAGGCGAGCGCCGCCGCCGTGGCCGGGCCGGGCGTGGACGCCACCACCCTGGAGATGCTCTACCTCAACCGGGCGGCCGCCACCTCATCAGACCCCAGCTGGACGATGAGCACCGACGAGCTGCTCACCTACGTCAGCTCCAGCGTGCTCACCGACGCCGCCTACGCGAGCCTCGTGAGCGAGGAGCAGGCCGCCGCCCTCACCACTGCCAAGGCCCGGGCGGACCAGGCCCGGGCCGAGCTCATCGGCCCGACCCACTCGCGCATGCTCATCACCACCGGCCTGCCGGAGGATAGCCCCGAGACGACCGCCTTCATCGAGGACCTCACCTCGCGGGCCGACGACGCGCTCGCCGGCCCGCACTGGAGCGTCGGCTCCTCCGTCATGGTCTGGGAGCTGCAATCCGGCTTCGCCGCGGAGAACCTGCGCATCGCCCTGCTGACGGCGCTGGCGATCTTCATCATCGTCGCCCTGACCTTCCGCTCGCTGGCGGTGCCGGCGGTCCTCGTCCTGCTCGTCGAGTGCGGCGTGCTCGTGACGATTGCCGCCTCCGGCCTGGTAGCGGGCTCCATGTACTACCTGGCGATGCTCGTCGTGCAGTGCATCCTCATGGGAGCCACCATCGACTACGCCATCGTGCTGACGACCTACTACCGCCAGCACCGGCGCACCGAGGGCGTCGTCGACTCCCTCACGGGCGCCTACGACGGCGCCATCCACACCATCCTCACCAGCGGTCTCATCATGGTCCTCGTGACCGGGGTCCTCGGCCGGCTCTTCGAGAACCCGACTGTCGGCCAGATCTGCCAGACGATCTCCATCGGTGCGCTCAGTGCCGTCCTGCTCATCGTCTTCGTCCTGCCGGCCCTGCTGGCGGTCAGCGACCGGTGGGTCGTGGCCGGGCGCAGGGTTGGGTAG
- a CDS encoding carboxymuconolactone decarboxylase family protein, translating into MPLTPAARETFTRLFGAEPEPSPTDPELMETLQNQIFDEVFSAGVLTDVERELLTVTCLATMQTLPQLRAHVGAALRVGATPEQLRETVYQCQPYIGYPKTLNAVAVLNEVLTAHGVALPLAPAATVAYEKREKAGAAIQRPLYGDEVAEVFAGLPAPFDTQVPHMLTAVAFGEVETRGVLDIAFRELVSLVAIAALGAATQLRPHVAGAIRAGNSRQKVAAALVQALPYIGGPYALSGLVLVANYEEGASFEAYR; encoded by the coding sequence ATGCCCCTGACCCCCGCCGCCCGCGAGACCTTCACCCGGCTCTTCGGCGCTGAGCCCGAGCCCAGCCCCACCGACCCCGAGCTCATGGAGACCCTCCAGAACCAGATCTTCGATGAGGTCTTCTCGGCCGGGGTCCTCACCGACGTCGAGCGTGAGCTCCTCACCGTCACCTGCCTGGCCACGATGCAGACGCTGCCACAGCTGCGCGCTCACGTGGGTGCGGCCCTGAGGGTCGGTGCCACGCCCGAGCAGCTGCGCGAGACCGTCTACCAGTGCCAGCCCTACATCGGCTATCCCAAGACGCTCAACGCCGTGGCGGTCCTCAACGAGGTCCTGACCGCGCACGGCGTCGCCCTGCCTCTCGCGCCCGCCGCGACGGTCGCCTACGAGAAGCGTGAGAAGGCGGGCGCTGCCATCCAGCGTCCTCTCTACGGGGACGAGGTCGCGGAGGTCTTCGCGGGCCTGCCGGCCCCCTTCGACACTCAGGTCCCCCACATGCTCACCGCCGTCGCCTTCGGGGAGGTTGAGACGCGCGGCGTGCTCGACATCGCCTTCCGCGAGCTCGTCAGCCTCGTCGCCATCGCTGCCCTCGGGGCCGCGACCCAGCTGCGGCCTCACGTGGCCGGGGCGATTCGGGCCGGCAACTCGCGCCAGAAGGTCGCGGCGGCCCTGGTCCAGGCCCTGCCCTACATTGGCGGCCCCTACGCGCTCAGCGGTCTCGTCCTCGTCGCCAACTACGAGGAAGGGGCCTCCTTCGAGGCCTACCGCTGA
- a CDS encoding glycoside hydrolase family 3 N-terminal domain-containing protein has product MEQFEIDHLATVRAAAPESMVLLSSDGTFPLDAPCRIDAYGAGVRRTVKGGTGSGDVNSRHVVTIEEGLINAGFDITTRSWLDAYDTLADAAYRNFLTQIKAEAKAAGQPPIFYAMGAVVPAPAVDLPLDGDGDVAIYVVARDSGEGTDRTPVPGDVMLTDDEVHDILALEAADKPFLLVLNVGGPVDLTPVKDVANILVLSQLGAVTGDVLADVLLGTAYPSGHLATTWAAWEDYPAVGTFGESDDADYREGVYVGYRYLDSVGAEPLFAFGHGLGWTTFALGDAAVDVEASTVTVTVPVTNTGTRPGKEVVQVYVSVPAGDLDQPYQALAGFTKTAELAPGVGTETTVSFDLVDLASYNEATAATVLEAGDYVVRVGTSSRATAVAAVITLAETAIVRRLHDVLGEAGFTDWRPEAPTAVEIPDDAPRLAVAAADLRRDDTQEAVDLSEELDFVRGLSDDDLSYLVLGDYAEAADKQSIIGQAASSLIGAAGQSTTRVENVPPLILPDGPAGLRLAPQVGVDERGAFPLGSAFGGLMGDLMDEESLAALGLVNEPRTPRSTYEQYTTAIPIGTAVAQTWNPALAAAYGDLVGTEMEHFGAHLWLAPAFNLHRSILCGRNFEYFSEDPLLSGRIAAGITRGVQQHPGRGVTVKHFAFNNQETNRLNSNSRVSKRAARDLYLRSFEICVREAQPHGLMTSYNLVNGVHTSESAELLETILREEWGYQGLVMTDWVVRFMTRTDLTHPRAAAGATVAAGNELFMPGCEEDRQDILEALAGGSESGATLTRERLQTQAARVVRMAWKLAR; this is encoded by the coding sequence GTGGAACAGTTCGAGATCGACCACCTCGCGACCGTCAGGGCCGCCGCCCCCGAGTCCATGGTCCTGCTCAGCAGCGACGGGACCTTCCCCCTCGACGCGCCCTGCCGCATCGACGCCTACGGCGCGGGCGTGCGCCGCACCGTCAAGGGCGGCACCGGCTCCGGCGACGTCAACTCCCGCCACGTCGTCACCATCGAGGAGGGCCTGATCAACGCCGGCTTCGACATCACCACCCGCTCCTGGCTCGACGCCTACGACACCCTCGCCGACGCCGCCTACCGGAACTTCCTCACCCAGATCAAGGCCGAGGCCAAGGCCGCCGGCCAGCCCCCCATCTTCTACGCCATGGGCGCCGTCGTGCCCGCTCCCGCCGTCGACCTGCCCCTCGACGGCGACGGCGACGTCGCCATTTACGTCGTCGCCCGTGACTCCGGTGAGGGCACCGACCGCACCCCCGTCCCCGGCGACGTCATGCTCACCGACGACGAGGTGCACGACATCCTCGCCCTCGAGGCGGCCGACAAGCCCTTCCTCCTCGTCCTCAACGTCGGCGGCCCCGTCGACCTGACCCCCGTCAAGGATGTGGCCAACATCCTCGTGCTGTCCCAGCTCGGCGCCGTCACCGGTGACGTCCTCGCCGACGTCCTGCTCGGCACCGCCTACCCCTCCGGCCACCTCGCCACCACCTGGGCCGCCTGGGAGGACTACCCGGCCGTGGGCACCTTCGGTGAGAGTGACGACGCCGACTACCGCGAGGGCGTGTACGTCGGCTACCGCTACCTCGACTCCGTGGGCGCCGAGCCCCTCTTCGCCTTCGGCCACGGCCTGGGCTGGACCACCTTCGCACTCGGCGACGCCGCCGTCGACGTCGAAGCCTCGACCGTCACCGTCACCGTCCCCGTCACCAACACGGGCACCCGCCCCGGCAAGGAGGTCGTCCAGGTCTACGTCTCCGTCCCCGCCGGCGACCTCGACCAGCCCTACCAGGCGCTCGCCGGTTTCACCAAGACCGCGGAGCTGGCCCCCGGCGTGGGCACCGAGACCACCGTATCCTTCGACCTGGTCGACCTCGCCTCCTACAACGAGGCCACGGCCGCCACCGTCCTGGAGGCCGGCGACTACGTCGTGCGCGTGGGCACCTCCAGCCGCGCCACCGCCGTCGCCGCTGTCATCACCCTCGCCGAGACCGCGATCGTGCGCCGCCTCCACGATGTCCTGGGCGAGGCCGGCTTCACCGACTGGCGCCCCGAGGCCCCCACCGCCGTCGAGATTCCCGACGACGCCCCGCGCCTGGCCGTGGCCGCAGCGGACCTGCGCCGCGACGACACCCAGGAGGCCGTCGACCTGAGCGAGGAGCTGGACTTCGTGCGGGGGCTCAGCGACGACGACCTGAGCTACCTCGTCCTGGGCGACTACGCCGAGGCCGCAGACAAGCAGTCGATCATCGGCCAGGCCGCCTCCAGCCTCATTGGCGCCGCGGGCCAGTCCACCACCCGCGTCGAGAACGTCCCGCCGCTCATCCTGCCCGACGGCCCAGCCGGCCTGCGCCTTGCCCCGCAGGTCGGCGTTGACGAGCGCGGTGCCTTCCCGCTCGGCAGCGCCTTCGGCGGACTCATGGGTGACCTCATGGACGAGGAGTCCCTGGCGGCGCTGGGCCTTGTCAATGAGCCCCGCACCCCGCGGTCCACCTACGAGCAGTACACGACGGCGATCCCGATCGGCACCGCCGTCGCCCAGACCTGGAACCCCGCGCTCGCGGCCGCCTACGGCGACCTCGTGGGGACCGAGATGGAGCACTTCGGGGCGCATCTGTGGCTCGCCCCGGCCTTCAACCTGCACCGCTCCATCCTGTGCGGACGCAACTTCGAGTACTTCTCCGAGGACCCGCTGCTGTCCGGCCGCATCGCTGCGGGCATCACCCGCGGCGTGCAGCAGCACCCGGGCCGCGGCGTCACCGTCAAGCACTTCGCCTTCAACAACCAGGAGACGAACCGGCTCAACTCCAACAGCCGCGTCTCCAAGCGGGCGGCGCGCGACCTGTACCTGCGCTCCTTCGAGATCTGCGTGCGCGAGGCCCAGCCGCATGGGCTCATGACCTCCTACAACCTCGTCAACGGAGTCCACACCTCCGAGTCCGCCGAGCTGCTGGAGACGATCCTGCGTGAGGAGTGGGGCTACCAGGGGCTCGTCATGACCGACTGGGTGGTGCGCTTCATGACCCGCACCGACCTCACGCACCCGCGCGCTGCCGCGGGCGCCACCGTCGCCGCGGGCAACGAGCTGTTCATGCCCGGCTGTGAGGAGGATCGCCAGGACATCCTCGAGGCTCTGGCCGGCGGGTCCGAGTCGGGCGCCACCCTCACGCGCGAACGCCTTCAGACGCAGGCCGCCCGAGTGGTGCGCATGGCCTGGAAACTCGCCCGCTGA
- a CDS encoding aldo/keto reductase has product MKYTELGTTGIRIPRLCLGGMSFGQAVPEFHQWVIDQPSTQAVIARALELGLSFIDTANTYARGTSEEFIGTSLKNLGVKREDVVLASKVYFNEGTLTAPAIAREIEGTLQRLGTDYLDLYIIHRFDYATPVEETMEALDALVRAGKVRALGASAMYGYQLHNMQLVADSHGWTRFASMQNHYNLLYREDERDLIPVCEQYGMSLTPYSPLASGHLARPEWDSDSTRSRTDVMMRDKYDRTREIDMPVIERVATLAARLGVPMADVALAWHWAKGVAAPIVGCSRPSRVDDAVRALSLELSAEEVAFLEEPYQAHDVVGALPRP; this is encoded by the coding sequence ATGAAGTACACCGAACTGGGTACCACCGGCATTCGCATTCCCCGCCTGTGCCTGGGAGGAATGAGCTTCGGGCAGGCCGTGCCCGAGTTCCATCAGTGGGTCATCGACCAGCCCTCGACTCAGGCCGTCATCGCCCGAGCCCTCGAGCTCGGCCTCAGCTTCATCGACACGGCCAACACCTACGCCCGGGGCACGAGTGAGGAGTTCATCGGGACGTCCCTGAAGAACCTGGGCGTCAAGCGCGAGGACGTCGTGCTCGCCTCCAAGGTCTACTTCAACGAGGGGACCCTCACCGCCCCCGCCATCGCGCGGGAGATCGAGGGCACGCTCCAGCGCCTGGGCACCGACTACCTCGACCTCTACATCATCCACCGCTTCGACTACGCCACCCCGGTGGAGGAGACGATGGAGGCCCTTGACGCGCTCGTGCGCGCCGGCAAGGTCAGGGCCCTGGGCGCCAGCGCCATGTACGGCTACCAGCTGCACAACATGCAGCTCGTCGCCGACTCCCACGGCTGGACCCGCTTCGCGAGCATGCAGAACCACTACAACCTGCTCTACCGCGAGGACGAGCGCGACCTCATCCCCGTGTGCGAGCAGTACGGGATGAGCCTGACCCCCTACAGCCCGCTGGCCTCGGGCCACCTCGCCCGCCCCGAGTGGGACTCCGACTCCACGCGCTCGAGGACGGATGTGATGATGCGCGACAAGTACGACCGTACCCGCGAGATCGACATGCCCGTCATCGAGCGGGTGGCGACACTGGCCGCACGCCTGGGCGTGCCCATGGCCGACGTCGCCCTCGCTTGGCACTGGGCCAAGGGCGTGGCCGCCCCCATCGTCGGCTGCTCGCGGCCCAGCCGTGTCGACGACGCCGTGCGGGCGCTGAGCCTGGAGCTGAGCGCCGAGGAGGTCGCCTTCCTCGAGGAGCCCTACCAGGCCCACGACGTCGTCGGAGCGCTGCCGCGGCCCTGA